The Elaeis guineensis isolate ETL-2024a chromosome 11, EG11, whole genome shotgun sequence genomic interval ATTGTGTAGAAATAGGAATGCTATTTCCAATTTTGTTgtccatttatttttttaataaatatgttTTTGATCATCAAATAGTAGATAACGTGAAAGTTCAGTACTTGATCAAGAAAATGAGAAGGTATGATATGACATATTAAAAGATTAAGCTTTAATCAAATTCGGGTTTATCCAATTTTTAATCCAAATCGATAATTCGAGCAGGCTCAATTGGGTTTGGATCAGGTTTGAGTTTGGGCTTGAGTTCGGCTCAGGCCAAGATTTGTCAAAAATTATTGGGACTAAGCGTAGCTCGAAGTCCctcctaaaaaaatttcagactGTGCTTGCATAGGAGGGTGGCCCAGCCCATTTCCAGCTCTGTTGACAGCCATAGCTCTCCATCGAGTGAGAAGGTGATGCGGCTGATGCCAATGCTGGCTGAGGTGGAGGAAAAGCCCTCCCACGTCTCTTTGTCTGCATGAATTTGGATCATCCACTTAGCTTCAAGATCCATGCAATGATGCAAATGGATGAAAAACATAAGATTTGAGATCACGTAACATGTAGATGGATGATACACATTGGTTACTTTGAGAACTATATAGATGGATGAATATAGGGAGTTTTGAGCACTTTGGTATCTATGCAATTGATAATCTAATGGTGAATTCGCACGAGAGAAGATGGGTCCCAACGCGATGGATGATCTGATGGTGGATTCTTTTACGATATAAAGGACAATTTGGCCATACCGTACTTTTATATTATCAAATGGTGTCCCTAAGATTGGCCTAAGTTTgaggaggtttttttttttttttttttccggtccAAGAACCGTCTCCTCCGAAAGAGATGGGAGGCGAACTAATTGCCCACCCGTTCCTCGTCGCCATCCACCGCCAACCCCGTCGGTGTGTGGGGAAAAAGATTACTGTTTGCTTATCAGCGTTTGGTGGATAAGATCAGGGCGGGATGCTAATGGGACGGACGTCTACATGCTAATTGGTTTGGTGGATAAATTTATGCAACACTTACGGTTTGATGCACTTTGAATGATTGGGGGCGCGATCAAACGAACAATTATCGAACTTCTAATGAAAAACTTCTCGATTGCACGCTCTGTTATAATAATAACAACAACTTTTCGTCTCAAAGTAAGCATCTGATGAAAAAAGTGGACCGTGAGAATCGTCCACGTTttcaatcaacaaaaaaaaaaaaaaaatctctacgtCACATTGAGTTCGTGGAAACATACATCCGTTTGGGGAGGTTTTGAagttatgcataaaaatatgcacGAAATGGCTGGTAATATAGGCATCGTTCTGGTTATATAACAAGTGCGATGGTCAACAAGACACGATCGTCTGTGGACTAGGCTTGAGCCTGGCCAAATTGTGCTTAGTAGGGACAACAACGTGATAAGAGCAACCTCTGACAGATGGTATTTTGAGCACATAAGAAATTGAGCTATAGTCATTTTAAAtcaacaattaaaaaaaaatacagtcatttaaaatatatatatatatatcaaggaGCTGTTTGttcttaaaagaaaataaaattatgacataCATCGTCACATTGATGCACAccaacacatatatacatacagtatatataataatttttttgagatgggATGATTTATATGATGCAGCGTCGTCCTATTGAGTATTGATGcatgtaggatataattttttacaTCCAGCACTGTCGAGCCGCCCTCGTGCGTCTCCACGTGTTATCAGAGAATCGTAACTTCTTAGCGCATAGCGTTGCCCTTTTTTTATCTTTCCTTTCCGTGGCTACCAAGGGAAGGCGATAAGAAATAAATGCCGCCAAGGACCGCAACCAACCTGGAGCTCCAGCTAAAAATTCCCGCTGTTTCGAGACGTAAACAACGCCACCACAAGCGCCTTGGACTCAACGTCACACCCTGCACGTGTCACGAGACTATTGGCTTGTTATACCATGAAttcccaatatatatatatatatatatatatatatatttaataatggaTTTGTGAGTGTGCCTTCCCTTGAATTTCCACTACGCCCTTGATTTGCTCCCGGACACTTCCGACTCAAGGACAGTGATTGTATGTTGCGCGCGAAAGAGGGATTGACGTTCCTTCGCGAAGATCCACCGTTGGATCTACATAAGTACAGGTGGATGAATGAAGGAGTTCGGATTGCTTTGACAGTTGTGCGGAGCCTGATCCAACGGTCGACGTCGGGAAAGGTACAACACGAACCCCTGACTGCACCAAAATGCAGCGCGCATCCGTCATCCATCATCaagtcaaaaaatataaaaataaagccAAAATCCCGCCTCCGGTCCAATTTCCCCCTCTCCTCTCTGCCCCTCTTGTTTCCCTCTCCCTTCAAAACCCTACCCCCCGCCCCTTCCTCGCTTCCCGCTTGCCATGTCCGAGGTTGAGGGCTCCAGCCTCCCGCCGACCGAGCTCCCGCTTCCGTCGCCCCACCAGCATGCGCAACAGATTCTCCGCCCCGCCGCCCACCGCCACTTCCCCTTCTCTCCCGCCCTCGCCCTCGATCCCCACCTCCTCCCCGGCCGATCTCCCGGACCCGCTGACAAGGACCGGATCGGCGCCCCCGACGCCGCCGTGAGTGCTGCCAATTCTTTCTAACAACTTGCTTGCTTTGCTGCTGTCGTCTTCTTGGTTTTCTTGCTTTCGTCTATGGTCTTCCGATCTTTCATGGTCACCTGGATGTTTCTCCCTTTCACTTATTCCCTTGTTCTGTTCCGATCTTCTCTTGATTCACAGTCATATggtttttgattttctttggtTTGTTTCTTCTTGGAATGATGTTCTTGGAATTGTTTGCTtgatgatgacgatgatgatCTATTGCTGTTTTGATTCCATGAAGTTTCATAGTTTATGGAATCGGGGTATTTCTTCCTCTTGGTTTTGCGATCCGAGACTATATATCATCCTGTGGAGAGATAGGGAAACCTGATGCCTTTGACGAGCCTGGTGGCACAACATTACAggtcaaagcaaaaaaaaaagaaaaggtcttttgaaCAAATTCTTGTCCGGTACATGTGTATTGTTCTGGGTGCCGGAGGGGATTCTTGATATATACTATGGTTTTCAAGGTGACACTATCTTAAGTTCTAGTGGCACAATGCATCAGAATATTGATTTCATGCTTTGAATATGTTTACGAAGCAGAGCATCCTAGGGCTGTCTTGGGCGATAGAGGAGTTTTCACTACTATACTGATAAAGTGATTGTGCGAGATCCATAGACAAATGTCATATTGTGCAAGGGGAAACCCTAGCTATAAGAGTATAGCTGCCAACACTGTGTAGATTGTAGATGGAGGTGATGGGTTGTGGACTTTGCTGATTGTGTATGCGGTCTTCCAGGAGGTTGTTTTGCAACTTTAATCCACAATTAACTGGAGACTGAAATTACTGGGCCTTTTTTTTCAGCAattctcttcctgaaatttgatttgttgataccaaaaaaaaaaccatCAGAGTCTATTTAAAATTTGCTAAGCAAGAGTTTTCAATTGAATTCTGATTCTCATGTCTATGGAAGATGTGCTAGAATATTAGATGTAGTGACCACTTGCGGCGGTGAATATGATTATTGTTCAACAAAAGGCTAACTAAAAACAGTATACAAGATTAATGTGATTgagtgacatattataataaaatttttcagatttcacATTTGTAAATTATTGATAATGAATTCTTAGTTTTGATTATTTTTCCATGCGACCTGTGGGTTTGCAACTGCATAGGTGCAGACTTAAGTGACCTGATTTTGTGATGGTTACATGTCATTTATTTGCTTGATGCCTGTTGATGTAGTTAATGATCATGCATTGCATCAGTTTGATCTTCACATCTTTGATTGCACTTAAGTATGTGCAATAAAAGATACTTAATTAAAGAGATTTTACACCTTTGATTGAGATTGTAGCCTACTTGCTAAATATCCAAACTGCAGCAGTTCAGTGCAATCTGTTTATATAGACTCTCACAACATATTGTCGGCTCAATAGAGATACTAAGATGCTCACCATCTCCCACTTGCACAGAATTTGTGGAATAACTATAAAGAGACGTTTGATAGATTCTCTTGCATATAATTCATGTGAACGTCTGGAATAACGTTGCAAAAATGTGCTTATTTCTTCTCTTTGATGTTTAACTTAGTGCTTATCAAGTAGCTCTTTTAAGATTGCCTTTATTAATGCTGAAAGATTGGCACATATATTGGTAGGTTGAATCAGTTTATGTAGAAAGAATATGTGACATGCAAACTGCAACACAAGTGACATGTGTGGAAGAACTTAAAAATTGAATAGCTCTCCATGTTATTTGGCCCTTGATTTTTTCTGTGTCATAAATGGGAACACCATTAAGTATTTTGATTCTTTATATCTAATGTCTATCTGGATTATGCTCTATTTGTAAAATAACTTTGGATGCCTATATTTGGTATAGCACAGTTATCTATAGTCATTGAGTGACTTGGTGAGTTGCTAATGGGTGCTTAGGTTAGGATTTtagacatttcaaatgatttgacaTCCTTGATGATGCATCCTTTTGCCTAATTTGGGAATGAAAAAAATGATTATTCTatgaattaatattatatttatccaTGATATTCTTGAAAAATTGACTGGATATGGACATCTTAATTTGTTATGTTGAGTAATTCATGTGTGGCTGCTATGGCGGTTAGACGTAAGTCTACCTTTTGAATTTACTAATAGAGTTAAGAAAGTAATTATTGTAGAGTCTTTTCAGATGTTTGGGAAGCTGGTGATGGGTTAAAATGTCTTTATGCATCTAATGCATAATTTGGTCTTATGGTAAAGTGAAGAGGGAATGAAAGTGAAATGGCTGCATGATATATTGCCAGTAAGTTTGGAGCACCAACATTACTCTTGGTGTCTATTGCAAGGCTGTTAAGTTGATGAGTTTTCCCTTGTTGCATGCATGCCTGTTATAAGATTGATGTTTTGGAAGTCCTTTTCTATTGGGTGCTTTGTTTTGGATAATATTATCCTAACAATATCCTTGTTTTGGATTATAGATGtgttttaatattttattgtttTATGTGAAGAGAATGTAGAAATTGATCTAGGTGAGTTCATTCAGTCATCAAGTTTGATTAGTTCCACCATTAATCTTTCAAAAGAATAAATCTATGAGCAAAGGTAGAAGGGACGTGTATTCCATCACTATTACTACTTTGAAGACCTTTAACGGCTTTTTTTAACCTAAAGTCTCAAATCAATCCTTagcaacaaaataaaaagaataatatagcTTGATTTGTCAAAGCTTCAACTTGGATTGCTCTTTCTTGACTTTTAAAAGTTGTTTGACTTTGAACACTTGTTTAACCTCATTGATTGTGATTTAATGAGAATTACCATTGGTTGGTTGACTTAGTCTATGTCAACATATTTTGACATACGGCTATCAAAATTTGTGTAACATGTTATGTTTTGAGTTTTAAGTATTGGAAACTTTGGAAGACTTCAAAAATTTGCATTTGTGCCAGGTGTCTCGGTAACACCATGATGGAagcaataaaaatatgatgacttTTTATAGAAGTGTCTGATACTTCAGGATTTTATTGTTCAACAATTGAAACAGTTGAGCAGTTACCAGTAACAAGTTAAAATATGATGACTTTTAATAAGATCCTGAATAAATCATGTCAAGAGCAAGCACTATTGACTGACATAAGCTGGAGACCAAATTTCTCGGATTTGTAGTGGTGTTGTCCATTCATGTCACTTGTTTACTGTCCAAAATTATGGGAACTCGAGAAACTCTGAAATTTGAAGTATCAAGCAACATTAGTTTTTGGATATCAGAGATTGACAACCACTTGAAACATTTTTTAAGTAAAATCAATTTATGTTATCTTATCTATAATGACATTCTGTTTTCTGATTCATGTTATTATTGGTTATAATTTGGGTGGAAGAATTCTGAGTGCTGTACTCTCCTCTTGATATAGATGTGTTTGGAAGCCCACCCCTTTTGGCGATGTGGGTGCTCTAGGTATTTAGCTTAAATTTGTTTCTAAGCCATTTTTGCTTGTCCTTTTTTGGGACACACTGCTCTTTGAGTCAGCATTCCTGCTTACCTcgtataatgaataaaaaattattagtggtcATCTGACAGTGACAACTACAGAGAGATGCACACTGATTTGTTTTTCGTGTGATCTCTGAAAGTAATGTTAACTTCTGTGACCTTTCATGCCTTTTACTTTTGGATCCATCATCaattatttgttatgaatatgtatttcattttttttcaggTAAAAAGACAAACAAATGGAACAGAAATAAACAAAGTTGAGAGTAGTGAAGGGCCTATTGGACAAAGGCAGAAGGAGGAAGCTGGATCTCATATACTTCCAACTGAGTCAGGAACAGGTGTCAAGCGTCCAAGAAAAACAAAGCCTTCAAAACATAAAAAAGCAGTACAGCAACAGTTGCCTGGACCAGCTGAGGGTGATTCCTGTGGAACCTATGGTTGTTGCACTTCATGCTTCCATATACCATATAGTTCCAAATATCATGTGGACAGTGTTCATAGCTTATGTGGTTGACAATGGCATTTAGTTTTGGTTATGCTTACCTGCTAGGATTAACGAGAAAttaaagggattttttgtgctcttacaaaataaaatatgataatgatTGGCAATACTACATTTGTGCAGGGAACCTTTCAAATATCTTAAATCCTAGCAGCTGCCGCTATGACAGTTCTCTAGGTAAATGTGGCATTGAGATTGTTATTAGAATGATTGTATCAGAAACGTCTGTTATTACTTTCTTGTGATGCACTCTTGGATGTTTAAGGGTTTATATTACTTGACAGGTTTGTTGACGAAGAAATTTATCAATCTGCTTCGGGAAGCTGCTGATGGGACTCTTGATTTGAACAGAGCAGCAGAAATTTTGGATGTATGACTCTTGTGTGATGCTTCATATATAttgtcttctatttttttctaaatttctctattcttgatatttttttgtGCCAAGAATGAGCGTTTTGTAAGTTCTCTGGATATTCTTTTAAATTGCTCTGGCAGGTCCAAAAGAGGAGGATTTATGATATAACAAATGTTCTTGAAGGAGTAGGATTGATTGAAAAAAACTCGAAGAATAGGATACGTTGCAAGTATTCACCAgaacctttcttttttcttcccttcaTCAATTAAAGTGATTTACTAACAAAAACATCTGTGGAAAGGGGAATTAATATGTCAAGGCCTAAGGAGCTGGATGATCAACTTACTGCATCGAAGGTAGTCATTTAATGTCAAATACTGCTAAAAGGAGCCACTCCCTTTCTCTTGCCCCCATTTCAGATCGATAATTTTCTCTTAGCTTGCCTTTAGTTTGAAATAATTAGCATTGATGAAGTACACTTCTAACATATTTTATCAGCAGCTTTTACATGCTTTGTGGGAGCTAGATAACAGAACACCCTATTATCTTAGTGCATCTTGATATTTGAAAGACTTCTTCCTAGCTGTATTTCTAATTTGTTTTGTTCTAGCCTATGTTAGAATATATTACTGATCATTTAGTGGTTTTTCCAATGAGCATATAGTGAGTTGCACTTTTAGGTAATCTTTACTTGTCATTGTAGCACATCTCTAAATGGTGCTTTATTTGGCatgtgtattttttttctttttttgttttactTTTGTTCTAGGATGTTAATACGTATAGGATGATCGGATTAATCTTTCGTGCTCAaattgagcatttctaaatacGTATAGGATGATCGGATTAATCTTTCGTGCTCAAATTGAGCATTTCTAAATGCCTCCCCCCTTCAGCCTCAGCATCTAGGGCCTCTCCCTCTTCAAGTATTGGTAGCTTCTTCTCATTAAAATATTTACCTTGCTAAACTGGTGTATCCTCTATATTGTTTTCCAATAAATGTGTGAGGGCTCTGAAACTTGTTCTCATAAGAAAACATGCTCAGCGTTCAAGATAACCATGTTTGGAAATGTAATTACGGGTTACCTTGATTTTCAACATTTGACCAATTTAGAGTTGAGACAGTTTAACATGCCCTAGAAAGGGTTTAAGAAGTGGAGGTGTTCAGGTATGTGATACTGCATGACATGTATCTCACCAAGTTTTGTAACTATAaggtgaaaaaatttaattttaaaggaGCTAGTTGAAGCAAATTAGTCGTAGGTGGTTTCAGTTAAGAAAATAACTAGAGTTCAATAGCTCTAAGAAAGGGCACAACCATATAAAACATGCATACAAAGGAGGAAATGAAATTTGCAGTGGAGTTATGCAGTGGAGACATCTTTTTTTTATGTGGTTCCAGAGGCGGGAAAGGACATACAATAGAAAAATACCAAAAAACTGATTCAGAAAGATTGACACACGAAAGCCAGATAACGAGCAGCAGCACATTGGTCTAGACCTCTTTCCGAAGGGAAATCTCAACTAGAGAGGGTAAGGTAATGAACTGTAAGGGGTATCCCTGCTTCAGTCAACTAGataaattttatgcaatgtcTGCCTAGGAAACTCGCGAAAAGTTCCTCGATGAACAACCATGTGGGGTGCGAAACTTCGGTTTACGGGCTATAATATAGATATAGGTTCTCGGCTAAAGCTAGCTCTATGATCTAAGTAAAGGGAAAGCTTAAGAAGTAGGCATGTATAACCCGGAAACTAGTCGTTGTTCCTATATTAAACAGTGGGTACTAGTTCTTTTGATGGTTTTACGTCGGGAAAGTCACCTCATCTCCATTTCTAAGACCCTGTAACAAGTAAAGAAGTAGGagctagaaagaaagaaaaatgactTAACTCATATCATATTCCTTTATGATATTCTTCCATTTATATTCCACTTTCTGCAAGTAAAGAAAAAGGAGAGCCCTACCCTAACCAATGCCAATCAATCCCTCGTCTGTTATAGCCACCAAGAAATATGGGAATGTAAAGACCACTGAATCTACTCTTTCAAGCCAGGGTAATGCAACATTGTTATAAATAGTGGTTTCCATTGCATCTCCGCTCTCAGCTCTCAAGCACGAAGTGCGGATCTTTCTTCAAGCCAGAAGCTGGTGCCAATGTCCTTTAGTTAGGTGCGACAAAGACTATTTTCCTTTAGCTGAGTGCTATTATGCCCTTAGAAATGATTGCATTTGAGGGACAATCCCATGTTTTCTAGCATTGACTTTTATAAAGCTTTGGAGATATTATTGAAAAGCACCTTGGATCATGTTGTGGTCTCTAAAATTAGAAGGGAAATGCATATACAATGCTATATTAGATCATCATGCTTTGTAGTTGACAATGCATTGAGTACAATAAGGGAATTGCAGATACAAAGTTAGTACATGGAAGGCTAATGTCATCTTGCAAAATTCATGTTTATAATAGAAATGAAGAGTAGTGGAAGGTTGGATGTGCGGTACTTGTTCAGCTTGTTAGCAGTTTTGCTGGATCACTCACCATTTGAGGTCTTTAAAAGCCTATGAGGAGATTAACTCTCTTATTTATCACTATAGGATGGTTACAAAAGCTATGTAGTAATGAATGCTTAATCATATAACATTGTTCATCATGACTTAAAGTATGTCACTACTGGATGATATCATAGTATTTTGCAATTCTTATTCTTTAGGACTCTTGATATGCCAATAAATTAAAGGGACATTGATATCTTAAATGTGTAAGGCCGTTATTGTAGGGTAGGAAGGTGGGGTATGTGTTGTAAGACATTGTAAATTGGAGATGGTAATTCGAATGACTTTATGTTGTAGGCTGCAAGGATGCAGGTTTTGTAATTTCAAAAATGTGCAATGTCTAGGACCTCTAGGTGAATGAGAATTAATCTTTCCTCCAGAGAAAAGTAATGCTTATTGTTAGAAAAGTTGTTCCTTATAGTCAAAGTATGACGGAATATGCTTTTGGGAATGTATGATGTGCGGGTTTTATTTTAGGACTTCAACATAAGGATCGGAGTTAATGGTGGAAATTTGAGATTATAGATGTGCTGAAACATTTGGCAAATATAGGCACTTTAAATgaaatttttgattctaataGAGCAACACTCGGATATCTACAAGGGCCATAGACGCTTCACGCTTGGGATTAGATTTATAAAGCGAGTTATCCCACATTTTCTTTTTCACAATATCATAGACTACCtgtcatttttaattattaatattgCTAGTTTATTGATCCATGTTGACCTAGTAAGTGTTGGCACTAATATCAACACTTCAATCACATATCCATTGAAAATGCAACTAAAGCATTAAAAACAGTCACCCCAATAACATAACAAGGcttagaaacaaaaaaaaattgagaaaaagcaGGACTTTTGGCATCCCAATATGGTATCGAGACATGACCTTGTACTGTGTTGGTGTAGGACAAACTAGCACTATATTGTGTTCCATACAGAAGGGGTACCGACACTAGTATGGGTTTCTAAAACTGTGGTTTAAAATTTCTCTTATTAATTGTTAATGCATGTTCCATGTTTTCAACAATTCGTTtggtttttatgatttttaaacaATTTTACTTTAAAGTAGCTAAAATCACAAAAAGTATGTTAATCAACAAAATACAGGATAGCTATTTTAAAATTCATCTCGTTATTTATCCAGACATGTTGATGTTTTTAAACAttcaatcattttttttatttttacccttaaatatggttaaaaatctaaaaaagCATTTAATTATTAAAATGATTGACAACTAtttcaataaaatatatttacattTTAGGACATTTTTTACATTTTCTGAATCTTtttatccttttattttttttaaaaataaataagtgatcataaataatttaaaaattatatatatatttttggtgGCTTTTGTAGGCACCCATTGGatgctacatatattttttaGCAACTGATTGGAAGCCAGTTTTGTGGGATAATTTGAAATTGATTATAACTTCAAAGATATATAAATGTTTTGATGAGGTGATAATTCAAAGATACATATAAGAACATAAATAAAGCTTGTATGAACAAACAAACATGAACCAATGAGGTGTATGAAATAATGATAGTTGGATTTCTCTTCATTAAAGATAGAGATGGGCTTCAAACTTAATTTGACTACCACAATGACTTTGAGTCATGAATGTATCCGGTCCTAGGATTGAGTATTCAGAACTTAAACTTTGGCTGAAATAAACTCAAATGATTAAGGAACTCTAATTATGTTGTTTTGGTCAGTGACATAGGTGTACAACCATTGTATTGTGCCCATGTATAGCTAGTACGGCACATTCTGGCACTTAACAATTTCTTGGATTAGGTTGGCAACTTGGCACAATGTATTTAGAAATGTCAAGCCTCTATATAGAAAGGATAGAATAATAAATGAGTAAATTAGAGTGGTGGAGAACAAGGACCACCGAATTGGAATCGGACCTCGTGCCGTGTTAGGTCGAACCGATAGGGTAGAGAAAGGCAGagggagaaggaggagaagagagagaggtggggatagaacgagagggagaggaagagaggctcTAGAGGTCATCCTAGCTCTTGCTGAGCTCGATAAAggcggagggagggaaggagagagagagagagagaatgatgcTTATCAGATCACTGGAGGCTCTCAAAGGCTTTTGGACGGACGGCGACACCGCCGCAACCTCTCCGATGGCCAGTAAGCTAGGATCGAGGGGGATTGAGGCTAGCCGAGGTCGGAGGAGGGCCTCTGTCCTCCTCCAATTTGAAACAGGACTTCccctaaaattatagaaaaaacaaTATACAATGAAGTCGGCAACTGTGTTGTCGTTTTCGCTTGATAAAAACCACACAAAAAAAGAAATGAGTGAATCCCTATTTTGAACTGGAGGGTGGAGGCCCTCCTCTGGCCTTGGCCACCCTCAGTCCCTCTCGGTGTTGGCTTGCTGGTGGTCGAAGAGGTCGCAATGGCGTCATCGTCCGTTTAGAGGCTTCTGAGGGCCCCTAGTGATTTAGTAAGcatctctccctctctatctTTCCCTCTCTCCGTCCTTATCGAGCTCCGCAAGAGCTTGGATGGCCTCCAACGGCTGTCGGAGgccctctccttctcttttccctctctctcttctcttttttctccctCCCTTCGAGATGGTTGCTATGCCGTTTTGTATGCCAGAATTGGACCAGTATCCCATCGATATGGTTCGGCACGGCTTGAACTGTCTGGTTCAGGACGGTTCGGGGAGTGTTGGTGGAGAATCAATTGAGATGGTTTGGGCATATACAACAAAAATTTAAGAGGGTTCCAATAATAAGGGTACCTCAATCTTTGGGCATGTACAACGAAAATTTAAGGGGGCTCCAATAATAAGGGTACCTTAATCTTTGTTGAAGGATATGGGTAGAGGGGAAGACCTTAGGTAACAAGG includes:
- the LOC105054420 gene encoding transcription factor E2FB encodes the protein MSEVEGSSLPPTELPLPSPHQHAQQILRPAAHRHFPFSPALALDPHLLPGRSPGPADKDRIGAPDAAVKRQTNGTEINKVESSEGPIGQRQKEEAGSHILPTESGTGVKRPRKTKPSKHKKAVQQQLPGPAEGNLSNILNPSSCRYDSSLGLLTKKFINLLREAADGTLDLNRAAEILDVQKRRIYDITNVLEGVGLIEKNSKNRIRCKGINMSRPKELDDQLTASKAAIETLYAEDCRLDGMIREMQDNLRILTEENSRKWLYLTNDDINNLPCFEDSTLIAIKAPHGTSIEVPDPNEGLDFPQRRYQLLVRSSMGPVDMYLISNHGEIYEASNQNQQPAAMDFCVGCSCKNDMSFLPKDKNTGGTSEQGRDQAAHSNSSGSTASQECMGGILKIVPSDDDDMDTDYWFSSDPGVSVSDTWRTEYIRALDPNYPS